A segment of the Mauremys mutica isolate MM-2020 ecotype Southern chromosome 7, ASM2049712v1, whole genome shotgun sequence genome:
CCGCCGCCGGGGCCGTCATGCTGCTGACCTACGCCCGGGTCCTGCGGGCCCTCGATATCCGCCTGGGTGGGCGCCGCTCCCGCAGCCAGCGCCACCGGAGCAAGCGCCGCAAGCGCCGGAAAGCGGCGGAGCCGGGTGCCGGCGCGGGAGAGGCCCAAAGGCCGGTGCAGGTGCCGCCggcgctgcccccccagcccatgcgGGTGCAGGCCTCGGTCTCGGTGATCGTGGCGCTCCGGCGGGCCGTCAGGCGGCACCGCGACCGCCGGGAGCGCCAGAAACGGGTCTTCAGGATGTCGCTCGTCATCGTCTCCACCTTCCTGGTGTGCTGGGCGCCCATCTCCATCACCAACCTGCTGGTCCTGTGCCTGGGGCCCAGccgcctgctgctccagctgcgcCTCTGCTTCCTGGCCCTGGCCTACGGCACCACCGTCTGCCACCCGCTGCTCTACGCCTTCGCCCGCCAGAAGCTGCGCGCCGCGCTCCGCAGCAAGCTGACCAAGCGGGTGGTCTCAGCGCTGCAGGTGGACCCTGCGCCTGGGGGCACCGTCATCCACAACTCCTGGGTGGAGCCCCACAAGGGGCGCCGGGCCCGGCCCGCGGGCAGCGCGGGGGCCCAGCGCTGCCTcccccgggggctgagggagtgaGCGCAGCCGGCAGGACCCAGACTGCACCACGGTCACTCGCCCGGCCGGGCCAGGCAGCTCCGCTCGGGGAGAAGCTGGGCCCGTCACGCCCGCCCTGGCCGACCAGAGGCTGGAGGCGGGAGTGGGTCCCGCCCgcctcccagcagcagccgcaTCCCTCCAGGGGACGCCGTGAGCTGGCCTGAGCCTGGGACGGCCGCGCTGGCCCAGGCTggcccctggctgggggctgggcctcCTGGAACTGCCAAGGGCCCTGTGCACCCCCCGCGTCGGGAACGGCTCCTCCGGCCCCCGGGCCTGCCGCGCCCCACGCTGGCTCCACGCTGGGCGAGGGGAAAGGCCCGGCTGGTGCTGACTGAGGGGCCaaaggagaagggggtgggagacCCTGGGGCCCCGTGGtccctcccagggcagggcccTCCCCACTCCAGtgtctggggctggctgagccggcCCGTAACAATATTCCCACCCTCATcatcggggggggtggggggctg
Coding sequences within it:
- the LOC123373631 gene encoding G-protein coupled receptor 22-like, with the protein product MASAIYDTLLESPDGASADAGWSVPYALGFQVSLTSFLLLEILLGCSSNLAVLALYCSQPGLVDSVSTVVTMNLHVLDTLVCLVCAPLTIAVLLLAPEHNGPLLGCFHEACVTFGSVATAANVLVVSLDRYDISVRPGRRVLTPSRAALLLAAVWLLSLLGFFLPFLELEILQGPRPALCLRGPGPQAELATCYHLLLQIPAFTAAGAVMLLTYARVLRALDIRLGGRRSRSQRHRSKRRKRRKAAEPGAGAGEAQRPVQVPPALPPQPMRVQASVSVIVALRRAVRRHRDRRERQKRVFRMSLVIVSTFLVCWAPISITNLLVLCLGPSRLLLQLRLCFLALAYGTTVCHPLLYAFARQKLRAALRSKLTKRVVSALQVDPAPGGTVIHNSWVEPHKGRRARPAGSAGAQRCLPRGLRE